A single region of the Mycobacterium lentiflavum genome encodes:
- a CDS encoding alpha/beta hydrolase, translating into MTMNAKRRRMHEKLAGMPGVRPVRRPVSPGSADEFDLYYVRTGRKSAHPLVVIPGGPGVASLQVYKGLRRRAALAGLDIIMIEHRGIGMSRHDDAGTDLPPEAITVDQVVDDIAAVLDDAHVDSAVMYGTSYGSYISAGFGVRHPGRVHAMILDSPLLSRHDIAVVRRAVRGLLFDGDTPETAALAPKVRKLIDAGVMAGTAGEIATTIYAYGGPGLLDRELDLLLSGRTTVWRMLSRFSAVVSLNVAYRHEIDLVSRIAFRELDYGAQPDGLPLDPAVALREIISETATFEAEPYDLVAEMPKFTWPTVVVSGGRDLVTPRAVAEQVASLVPNALLLALPTMAHSAVDFREPAALIIAEAVCRGEVDQLAGRGPALDTLPARPAMRLLWKAVEVAAIAEGALPVVTPPWRRLRSA; encoded by the coding sequence ATGACCATGAACGCGAAACGGCGCCGAATGCACGAAAAGCTTGCGGGAATGCCCGGCGTGCGACCGGTGCGCAGGCCGGTATCCCCAGGCAGCGCCGACGAGTTCGATCTGTACTACGTGCGCACCGGCCGCAAGTCCGCCCACCCGCTCGTCGTCATCCCGGGCGGACCGGGAGTGGCGTCGCTGCAGGTCTACAAGGGGCTCCGGCGTCGCGCCGCCCTCGCCGGTCTGGACATCATCATGATCGAGCACCGGGGGATCGGCATGTCGCGGCACGACGACGCCGGCACGGATCTGCCGCCGGAAGCGATCACCGTCGATCAGGTAGTCGACGACATCGCCGCGGTGCTCGACGACGCCCATGTGGACTCCGCCGTCATGTACGGCACGTCGTACGGCAGTTATATTTCGGCAGGCTTCGGCGTACGCCATCCTGGCCGGGTGCACGCGATGATTCTGGATTCGCCCCTGCTGTCACGACACGACATCGCGGTCGTCCGCCGCGCCGTCCGCGGTCTGTTGTTCGACGGCGATACTCCCGAAACCGCCGCACTGGCCCCCAAGGTCCGCAAGCTGATCGACGCCGGGGTGATGGCCGGGACGGCGGGGGAGATTGCCACCACCATCTACGCCTACGGCGGGCCAGGACTGCTGGATCGAGAACTCGACCTGTTGCTCAGCGGCCGAACGACGGTGTGGCGGATGCTGTCTCGCTTCTCCGCCGTCGTGAGTCTCAATGTCGCGTACCGTCACGAAATCGATCTGGTGAGCCGCATCGCGTTCCGCGAACTCGACTACGGGGCTCAGCCCGACGGCCTGCCGCTCGATCCGGCCGTAGCACTGCGTGAAATCATCAGCGAGACAGCTACTTTCGAAGCAGAGCCGTACGATCTGGTGGCTGAGATGCCTAAGTTCACCTGGCCCACGGTCGTGGTCTCCGGCGGGCGTGATCTGGTGACACCGCGGGCGGTGGCAGAGCAGGTGGCATCGCTGGTGCCGAATGCTCTGCTATTGGCGTTGCCGACGATGGCGCACAGCGCCGTGGACTTTCGTGAGCCCGCCGCACTGATCATCGCCGAGGCGGTGTGCCGCGGCGAAGTCGACCAGCTTGCCGGCCGGGGACCGGCGCTGGACACGCTGCCGGCCCGTCCCGCGATGCGCCTGCTGTGGAAGGCCGTCGAGGTCGCCGCGATCGCCGAGGGTGCGCTGCCGGTGGTGACACCGCCGTGGCGGCGGCTCAGGTCCGCATAA
- a CDS encoding AAA family ATPase produces MKLHRLVLTNYRGIRHREIEFPDHGVVVVSGANEIGKSSMIEALDLLLESRDRSTKKEVKQVKPTNSDVGSEVAAEISSGAYRFVYRKRFHKKCETELTVLAPRREQLTGDEAHERVRSMLAETVDNDLWHAQRVLQSTSTAAVDLSGCDALSRALDVAAGDQAALSGNEPLLIERIDAEYARYFTPTGRPTGEWAAAIARLSDADAAVAECTAAVAEVDDRVRRHAVLTEQVAELSQLRLAAGPRLAVAQAAADKAAELTRQAREAKLVAAAAAATSAAADAAHQGRLRLVTEIETRTAAVAAVEAQAQQAADALTVAQVGAEAAGTALQQATQVLADLQSRVESARRAVDQLAEREEIDRLSTRLAKIDAIHRDRDRIGAELCEVVLTEQVLRRIESAAAAVDRAGDQLALISAAVEFTAMADIQLAVGGERLSLSAGHTWSTTVTGSTEVEVPGVLTARITPGATTLDIQAKYAAAQQELTEALAEGKVADLASARLADQHRRELQSSRDQLSATLSGLCGDDDIDVLRERLEQLRAGQPAEPDLFATDAASARAELDAAQAARLAAETAFEASRRTAADADAQLAETSTRATLLLNEVTIQRAELARATDQLAVERTSVADEDLASSAAAGQRAAAIAERQAVELAEALAAAAPDAVTAELAAATEAATSLGASYEQAARSLRELTIELSVFGSEGRQGKLDAAEVEREHAANQHTRIGGRARAAELLRSVMARHRDTTRLGYVEPYRTELQRLGRPVFGPSFEVDVDTDLCIRSRTLDGITVPYDSLSGGAKEQLGILARLAGAALVAKEDAVPVVVDDALGFTDPERLAKMGEVFDTVGAQGQVIVLTCSPDRYDSVKGAHRIDLNV; encoded by the coding sequence ATGAAGTTACACCGGTTGGTCCTGACGAACTATCGCGGAATCCGCCATCGCGAGATCGAGTTTCCCGACCACGGCGTGGTCGTGGTCAGCGGTGCCAACGAGATTGGCAAGTCCTCGATGATCGAGGCGCTCGACCTGCTGCTGGAGTCCCGGGACCGGTCGACGAAGAAGGAGGTCAAGCAGGTCAAGCCTACCAACAGCGATGTCGGCTCCGAGGTAGCCGCCGAAATCAGCAGCGGCGCTTACCGTTTCGTCTATCGCAAGCGCTTTCACAAGAAGTGCGAGACGGAGTTGACCGTGCTGGCGCCGCGCCGCGAGCAGCTGACCGGCGACGAAGCCCACGAACGGGTCCGCAGCATGCTCGCCGAGACGGTGGACAACGACCTGTGGCACGCCCAGCGCGTGCTGCAGTCCACGTCGACGGCCGCGGTGGATCTTTCCGGCTGCGATGCCCTTTCGCGTGCACTCGACGTCGCGGCCGGTGACCAGGCCGCCCTGTCCGGCAACGAGCCGCTGCTGATCGAGCGGATCGACGCCGAGTACGCGCGCTATTTCACCCCCACCGGACGGCCCACCGGTGAGTGGGCCGCGGCCATCGCCCGACTGTCCGACGCCGACGCCGCGGTTGCGGAGTGCACTGCGGCGGTCGCCGAAGTCGACGACCGGGTGCGCCGCCATGCCGTGCTGACCGAACAAGTGGCCGAACTCTCGCAGCTGCGGCTTGCGGCCGGTCCGCGGTTGGCCGTCGCGCAGGCCGCCGCGGACAAGGCCGCGGAACTCACCCGCCAAGCGCGGGAAGCCAAGCTGGTGGCGGCCGCCGCCGCGGCGACCAGCGCCGCGGCCGACGCCGCGCACCAGGGCCGGTTGCGCTTGGTCACCGAGATCGAAACCCGCACTGCGGCCGTCGCGGCGGTCGAGGCGCAAGCCCAACAAGCCGCCGATGCGCTGACGGTCGCGCAGGTCGGCGCCGAGGCGGCCGGTACCGCGTTGCAGCAGGCCACGCAGGTCCTGGCCGATCTGCAGAGCCGCGTCGAATCGGCGCGCCGGGCCGTCGACCAGCTGGCCGAGCGCGAGGAGATCGACCGGTTGAGCACCCGGCTGGCCAAGATCGACGCCATCCACCGTGACCGTGACCGGATCGGTGCCGAGCTCTGCGAGGTCGTACTCACCGAACAGGTGCTGCGCCGAATCGAAAGTGCCGCAGCGGCGGTCGATCGCGCCGGTGACCAGTTGGCGTTGATCTCGGCGGCGGTCGAGTTCACCGCCATGGCCGACATCCAGCTCGCGGTCGGGGGAGAACGCCTCTCGTTGTCGGCAGGGCACACCTGGTCGACGACGGTCACCGGCTCGACCGAAGTCGAGGTTCCCGGTGTCCTGACCGCGCGGATCACTCCCGGTGCGACCACACTTGACATACAGGCCAAATATGCTGCGGCACAACAAGAGCTGACGGAAGCGCTTGCCGAAGGTAAGGTCGCCGACCTCGCCTCGGCGAGACTGGCCGACCAGCACCGCCGCGAATTGCAAAGCAGCCGCGACCAATTGAGCGCGACGCTGTCCGGACTGTGCGGTGACGACGATATCGATGTGCTCCGGGAGCGACTGGAGCAACTGCGCGCCGGCCAGCCGGCCGAGCCCGATCTGTTCGCCACCGATGCCGCCTCTGCTCGCGCCGAACTCGACGCCGCGCAGGCCGCTCGTCTGGCCGCGGAAACCGCATTCGAGGCCAGTCGCCGGACGGCCGCGGACGCCGATGCACAACTCGCTGAAACGTCAACCCGGGCAACACTTTTGCTCAACGAAGTGACAATCCAACGAGCCGAACTCGCTCGGGCGACCGATCAGCTGGCGGTCGAGCGTACCTCGGTGGCTGACGAGGACCTGGCTTCGTCGGCAGCTGCCGGACAGCGGGCCGCTGCGATCGCCGAGCGTCAGGCTGTCGAGCTCGCCGAAGCGTTGGCCGCAGCGGCGCCCGATGCGGTGACCGCCGAATTGGCCGCGGCCACCGAGGCCGCGACGTCGCTTGGGGCGAGCTACGAACAAGCGGCCCGCTCGTTGCGCGAGCTCACCATCGAACTCTCGGTATTCGGCAGCGAGGGCCGGCAGGGCAAGCTCGACGCCGCGGAGGTCGAGCGTGAGCACGCGGCCAATCAGCACACCCGGATCGGCGGCCGCGCCCGCGCCGCAGAGCTGTTGCGTTCGGTGATGGCCCGCCATCGCGACACCACCCGGCTGGGCTATGTCGAGCCCTACCGCACCGAATTGCAACGCCTCGGCCGCCCGGTGTTCGGGCCCAGCTTCGAGGTCGACGTCGACACCGACTTGTGTATCCGCAGCCGAACACTCGACGGCATCACGGTGCCGTACGACTCCCTATCCGGCGGGGCCAAGGAGCAACTCGGGATCCTGGCGCGGTTGGCCGGTGCCGCGCTGGTCGCCAAGGAGGACGCCGTTCCGGTCGTCGTCGACGATGCACTCGGGTTTACCGACCCCGAGCGGCTGGCCAAGATGGGCGAGGTGTTCGATACCGTCGGCGCGCAGGGCCAAGTGATCGTGTTGACATGTAGTCCCGATCGTTACGACAGCGTGAAAGGTGCGCACCGCATCGACCTCAATGTGTAG
- a CDS encoding metallophosphoesterase family protein → MRFLHTADWQLGMTRHFLAGDAQPRYSAARRDAVAGLGALATEVGAEFVVVAGDVFEHNQLDPKVIGQSLEAMRAIGIPVYLLPGNHDPLDASSVFTSALFTRECPDNVIVLDRAGTHQVRPGLEIVAAPWRSKSPTTDLVAEVTEGLDAGPVTRVLVAHGGVDVLDPDREKPSLIRLAGLEEALTRGAIHYAALGDKHSLTQVGESGRVWYSGSPEVTNFDDVESNPGHVLVVDIDESNQVSVTPRHVGQWRFVTLHRQVDSSRDIADLDMNLDLMTEKDRTVVRLALTGSLTVTDRATLDGCLDRFARLFADLRTWERHTDLAVIPADGEFTDLGIGGFAAAAVEELVATARGDDTDSAADAQGALALLLRLTSSTEVRHADRRSA, encoded by the coding sequence ATGCGATTCCTGCACACTGCCGACTGGCAGCTGGGCATGACCCGCCACTTCCTGGCCGGAGACGCCCAGCCGCGATATTCCGCGGCGCGACGCGACGCGGTGGCCGGCCTGGGCGCCCTCGCGACCGAGGTGGGCGCCGAGTTCGTCGTGGTCGCGGGTGACGTCTTCGAACACAATCAGCTCGACCCGAAGGTGATCGGGCAGTCGCTGGAAGCCATGCGCGCCATCGGTATTCCGGTCTACCTGTTGCCCGGCAACCACGATCCGCTCGACGCGTCGTCGGTATTCACCAGCGCGTTGTTCACCCGGGAATGCCCGGACAACGTGATCGTGCTTGATCGGGCTGGCACGCATCAAGTGCGGCCGGGCCTCGAGATCGTCGCCGCGCCATGGCGGTCCAAGTCGCCGACCACCGATCTGGTCGCCGAGGTCACCGAGGGACTAGACGCCGGCCCCGTCACCCGGGTGCTCGTGGCCCACGGCGGCGTGGACGTGCTCGATCCCGATCGCGAAAAGCCGTCGCTGATCCGGCTGGCCGGGCTCGAAGAGGCGCTGACCCGCGGCGCGATTCACTATGCGGCGCTGGGCGATAAGCACTCGCTCACCCAGGTCGGCGAGAGTGGCCGGGTCTGGTACTCCGGGTCGCCGGAAGTCACGAATTTCGATGACGTCGAATCCAACCCCGGACACGTCCTGGTCGTCGACATCGACGAAAGCAACCAAGTATCGGTGACGCCGCGGCACGTGGGCCAGTGGCGGTTTGTCACCTTGCACCGTCAGGTCGACAGCAGCCGCGACATCGCCGACCTGGACATGAATCTCGATCTGATGACCGAAAAGGACCGCACCGTGGTGCGCCTGGCACTGACGGGTTCGTTGACGGTCACCGACCGCGCCACGCTGGACGGCTGCCTGGACAGATTCGCGCGGCTGTTCGCCGACTTGCGCACCTGGGAACGCCACACCGACCTCGCGGTGATACCCGCCGACGGCGAGTTCACCGATCTCGGAATCGGCGGATTCGCCGCTGCGGCCGTAGAAGAGCTGGTGGCCACGGCGCGCGGAGACGACACCGACTCCGCGGCCGACGCCCAGGGCGCACTGGCGCTCTTGCTGCGCCTCACCTCATCGACAGAAGTGCGGCATGCCGACCGGAGGTCGGCATGA